A genome region from Paludibacterium sp. B53371 includes the following:
- the cutA gene encoding divalent-cation tolerance protein CutA: MKALLVFCNVPDRAQAERIAEALVAGQWAACVNILAPCRSVYRWQEAVTSADEVPLLIKTTEAAYPYLEQQLRELHPYQVPEIIACDIAAGLPDYLTWVGESVFSRA; this comes from the coding sequence ATGAAAGCGTTGCTGGTGTTTTGTAATGTGCCGGATCGGGCGCAGGCCGAACGTATCGCCGAGGCGCTGGTGGCCGGGCAGTGGGCCGCGTGCGTCAACATTCTGGCGCCTTGCCGTTCGGTCTATCGCTGGCAGGAGGCGGTGACATCCGCCGATGAAGTCCCGCTGCTGATCAAGACCACCGAAGCAGCCTACCCGTATCTCGAGCAGCAATTGCGCGAGCTACACCCCTATCAGGTACCGGAAATCATTGCTTGCGACATCGCGGCAGGCCTGCCTGATTACTTAACATGGGTAGGCGAGTCGGTTTTTTCAAGGGCATGA
- a CDS encoding calcium:proton antiporter translates to MTTRTSPLPIWTLLAPATGWLLLAGKFTGLLSGWPILLAAGLLFGVLAAVHHAEVVAHKVGEPFGTLVLAGAITAIEVALIVTLMISGGSATSALARDTIFATVMLILNGIVGLCLLAGGQRFGEQRFSLLGVNAALSTLAAIVTLTLILPNFTTTVPGPLYNARQLGFVAVASVVLYAAFVFIQTVRHRDYFLPEEGAGNEHVHAAPPTGRVTLISLTCLVAGLAAVVLLAKAISPQIEAAVAGMGAPPALVGVIIAAIVLLPEGLAAWRAARANRLQTSLNLALGSALASIGLSIPAVAVVSIYHGWPLTLGIDAKSTVLLVLSLLIATLSLGNGRTTILQGVVHLALFATYLFLTIFP, encoded by the coding sequence ATGACGACACGCACCTCTCCGCTCCCGATATGGACCCTCCTCGCCCCGGCAACAGGCTGGCTGCTGCTGGCCGGCAAATTCACCGGCCTGCTGAGCGGCTGGCCCATCCTGCTTGCTGCCGGCTTATTGTTCGGTGTGCTGGCAGCAGTACATCATGCCGAAGTTGTCGCGCACAAAGTCGGAGAACCCTTCGGCACCCTGGTCCTGGCCGGGGCGATTACCGCCATCGAGGTCGCCCTGATCGTGACACTGATGATCTCGGGCGGCAGTGCCACCTCCGCACTGGCGCGCGATACCATCTTTGCCACGGTGATGCTGATCCTCAATGGCATTGTCGGCCTGTGCCTGCTGGCGGGGGGGCAACGCTTCGGTGAACAGCGCTTCAGCCTGCTCGGTGTCAACGCTGCCCTCTCGACCCTGGCGGCGATCGTCACCCTGACCCTGATCCTGCCGAATTTCACCACGACCGTGCCCGGACCGTTGTACAACGCACGCCAGCTCGGCTTTGTCGCCGTGGCCTCGGTGGTCCTGTATGCCGCCTTTGTCTTTATCCAGACGGTGCGTCATCGGGATTATTTCCTGCCGGAAGAGGGGGCAGGCAACGAGCACGTCCATGCGGCGCCGCCCACGGGACGCGTCACGCTGATCAGTCTGACCTGTCTGGTCGCCGGGCTGGCGGCCGTGGTGCTGCTGGCCAAGGCAATCTCGCCACAGATTGAGGCCGCGGTGGCGGGCATGGGTGCGCCCCCCGCGCTGGTGGGGGTGATCATTGCGGCCATCGTCTTGCTGCCCGAGGGGCTGGCCGCCTGGCGCGCAGCCCGCGCCAACCGGCTGCAGACCAGCCTGAATCTGGCGCTGGGCTCGGCACTGGCCAGTATCGGCCTGTCGATCCCGGCAGTCGCCGTCGTCTCGATCTACCATGGCTGGCCCCTGACCCTGGGCATTGACGCCAAATCGACGGTGCTGCTGGTGCTGTCTCTGCTGATCGCCACCCTGTCGCTGGGCAACGGACGCACCACCATCCTGCAGGGCGTCGTGCACCTGGCGCTGTTCGCGACCTATCTGTTTCTGACAATCTTTCCCTGA
- the pyrE gene encoding orotate phosphoribosyltransferase, with amino-acid sequence MSNFRHDFIRFSLDRQVLRFGAFVTKAGRDSPYFFNAGLFNDGLSTLTLSRFYAQSIETSGIAFDMLFGPAYKGIILASATAMALAERGRNVPFAYNRKEAKDHGEGGTLVGAPLQGKVLIIDDVISAGTSVRESVNLIRAAGAEPAGVAIALDRMERGQGELSAVQEVSRDFGLPVVAIATLEDMLGYLQQSPDLQNHLGAVQAYRQRYGIR; translated from the coding sequence ATGAGTAATTTCCGACACGATTTTATTCGATTTTCGCTGGACCGGCAGGTTTTGCGCTTTGGCGCCTTTGTCACCAAGGCCGGGCGCGATTCCCCCTACTTCTTCAATGCCGGGCTGTTCAATGACGGCCTGTCGACCCTGACCCTGTCGCGCTTTTATGCCCAGTCGATCGAAACCAGCGGCATCGCCTTCGACATGCTGTTCGGCCCGGCCTACAAGGGCATCATCCTGGCGTCGGCGACCGCCATGGCACTGGCCGAACGTGGCCGCAACGTGCCATTTGCCTACAACCGCAAGGAAGCCAAGGATCACGGCGAGGGCGGCACGCTGGTCGGCGCACCGCTGCAAGGCAAGGTGCTGATCATTGACGACGTGATTTCCGCCGGCACCTCGGTGCGCGAGTCCGTCAACCTGATCCGCGCGGCGGGTGCCGAACCGGCCGGTGTCGCCATCGCACTTGACCGCATGGAGCGGGGTCAGGGTGAATTGTCTGCCGTGCAGGAGGTCAGCCGCGACTTCGGCTTGCCGGTGGTAGCCATTGCCACCCTGGAGGACATGCTGGGCTACCTGCAACAAAGTCCCGACCTGCAGAACCATCTGGGTGCCGTGCAGGCTTACCGCCAGCGATACGGCATTCGCTGA
- a CDS encoding exodeoxyribonuclease III, whose amino-acid sequence MLRIVSANLNGIRSADKKGFFTWLAGSDADIVCVQELKAQQADLAPHMLAPPGYQGFFHPAEKKGYSGVGLYARRAPDRVQIGLGIEDIDAEGRYLRADFGKLSVVSLYLPSGSSSEERQQVKFAFMARFLPVLESLRAEGRDLVICGDWNIAHNEIDLKNWKGNLKNSGFLPEERAWMSDLLARVGWVDTWRTLYPEVPGYTWWSNRGQAYAKDVGWRIDYQLATPEIGALARQASVYKDEKFSDHAPLIVDYDYPHQT is encoded by the coding sequence TTGCTTCGAATCGTTTCCGCCAACCTGAATGGCATCCGTTCTGCGGATAAAAAGGGCTTTTTCACCTGGTTGGCCGGCAGTGATGCCGACATCGTCTGCGTCCAGGAGCTCAAGGCGCAGCAGGCCGATCTGGCTCCGCACATGCTGGCACCTCCGGGATATCAGGGGTTTTTCCATCCGGCCGAAAAGAAAGGCTACAGCGGTGTCGGGCTGTACGCGCGCCGTGCGCCTGACAGGGTGCAAATCGGGCTCGGCATCGAGGATATCGATGCGGAAGGCCGCTATTTGCGTGCCGACTTCGGCAAGCTGAGCGTGGTGTCGCTGTATCTGCCGTCCGGCTCCAGCAGCGAAGAGCGGCAGCAGGTCAAGTTCGCCTTCATGGCCCGCTTCCTGCCGGTCCTTGAGTCCTTGCGCGCGGAAGGTCGTGATCTGGTGATCTGCGGTGACTGGAATATCGCACACAACGAAATCGATTTGAAAAACTGGAAGGGCAACCTGAAAAACTCCGGCTTCCTGCCCGAAGAGCGTGCCTGGATGAGTGATCTGCTGGCGCGTGTCGGTTGGGTGGATACCTGGCGTACCCTGTACCCGGAAGTGCCGGGCTACACCTGGTGGAGCAATCGAGGGCAGGCCTATGCCAAGGACGTGGGATGGCGCATTGATTATCAGCTCGCCACGCCGGAGATTGGCGCACTGGCCCGGCAGGCCTCGGTCTACAAGGACGAGAAGTTTTCCGACCACGCCCCGCTGATTGTCGACTACGACTATCCGCACCAGACTTGA
- a CDS encoding alpha/beta hydrolase, with translation MATLIIVPGWQDSGPQHWQTLWEKGFPGCLRVRQADWQHPDRAAWVQGLDDTVQMAEDEIVLVAHSLGCITSVHWLATLSLRAQRRVRGVLLVAPPDVTGEGFVANVPASGFAPQPDWRLPAPAIVVASSNDPYCQIDRAERMAQSWGAHFVDLGPAGHINAESGLGSWETGQRLLQRLILGD, from the coding sequence ATGGCGACGCTGATCATTGTGCCGGGCTGGCAGGATTCCGGCCCGCAACACTGGCAGACCTTGTGGGAAAAGGGCTTCCCGGGTTGTCTGCGCGTGCGGCAGGCCGACTGGCAGCATCCGGATCGTGCCGCCTGGGTGCAGGGGCTGGACGACACGGTGCAGATGGCCGAGGACGAAATCGTGCTGGTGGCGCACAGCCTGGGCTGCATTACCAGCGTGCACTGGCTGGCCACGCTCAGCCTGCGGGCGCAACGCCGGGTGCGTGGTGTGTTGCTGGTGGCGCCGCCGGATGTGACTGGCGAGGGGTTTGTCGCCAATGTGCCGGCGAGCGGTTTTGCCCCGCAGCCCGACTGGCGGCTGCCGGCGCCCGCCATCGTGGTGGCCAGCAGCAATGACCCCTACTGCCAGATTGATCGTGCCGAGCGCATGGCCCAGTCATGGGGGGCTCACTTCGTGGATCTCGGCCCGGCCGGCCATATCAATGCCGAAAGCGGTCTGGGAAGTTGGGAAACCGGCCAGCGCTTGTTGCAGCGACTGATTCTCGGCGACTAG
- a CDS encoding sulfurtransferase: MFKTLISAEALLTQRRPEWVILDCRFSLNEPEAGEAAWRQGHLPEAHYLHLDYHLSGSKTGQNGRHPLPDGQRLAVDLGARGISASTQVVVYDDGQCQYAARAWWLLRWLGHDRVAVLDGGLPAWLAAGGTLDTHQPARHTRRFAMRASHAATVQVEEVLENLDNPQFTVIDARSAERFAGIGETLDPVGGHIPGAINRFFRDNFDAQGRFKDAATLRQEWQGLLGEERTAEDIVHQCGSGVTACVNLLAMEIAGLHGSRLYPGSWSEWCADPARPVAR, from the coding sequence ATGTTCAAGACCCTCATCAGCGCCGAAGCGCTGCTCACCCAGCGCCGCCCGGAATGGGTCATTCTGGATTGCCGTTTCAGCCTGAACGAGCCGGAAGCCGGCGAAGCCGCCTGGCGCCAGGGACACCTTCCCGAAGCCCATTACCTGCACCTCGATTACCATCTGTCGGGCAGCAAGACCGGCCAGAACGGCCGCCATCCGCTGCCGGACGGTCAGCGACTGGCCGTCGATCTCGGCGCGCGCGGCATCAGCGCCAGTACCCAGGTCGTGGTCTACGACGATGGCCAGTGCCAGTATGCGGCCCGCGCCTGGTGGCTGCTGCGCTGGCTGGGGCACGACCGGGTTGCCGTGCTGGATGGCGGCCTGCCGGCCTGGCTCGCCGCCGGCGGCACACTGGACACACACCAGCCGGCGCGCCACACCCGGCGCTTTGCCATGCGCGCCAGCCACGCTGCGACGGTGCAGGTCGAGGAGGTTCTGGAAAACCTGGACAATCCGCAATTCACGGTGATCGATGCCCGGTCGGCGGAGCGCTTCGCCGGTATCGGCGAAACACTCGATCCGGTCGGCGGACACATCCCCGGCGCCATCAACCGCTTTTTCCGCGACAACTTCGACGCGCAGGGCCGCTTCAAGGATGCGGCAACGCTGCGCCAGGAATGGCAGGGCCTGCTGGGCGAGGAACGGACCGCCGAAGACATCGTCCATCAGTGCGGTTCCGGCGTCACCGCCTGCGTCAACCTGCTGGCAATGGAAATTGCCGGTCTGCATGGCAGCCGGCTGTATCCGGGCTCATGGAGCGAGTGGTGCGCCGACCCGGCCCGCCCTGTTGCCCGCTAG
- a CDS encoding HIT family protein, whose translation MLNCELCFPGEETVLFRDEKLRVILVDDPVYPGFCRIIWQQHIKEMSDLSEADRQHLFAWLMHTERAVREVLNPDKINLASLGNMVPHLHWHVIPRFADDAHFPAPIWATAARDSKRSAPSDLAERLRAALPGG comes from the coding sequence ATGTTGAATTGCGAGCTTTGTTTTCCCGGCGAGGAAACCGTGTTATTCCGCGACGAAAAACTGCGCGTGATACTGGTTGATGACCCTGTCTATCCTGGCTTTTGCCGCATCATCTGGCAACAGCACATCAAGGAAATGTCGGACCTGAGCGAAGCAGATCGCCAGCACCTGTTTGCCTGGCTGATGCATACCGAACGCGCCGTGCGCGAAGTTCTCAACCCCGACAAGATCAACCTGGCCTCGCTGGGCAATATGGTGCCGCACCTGCACTGGCACGTCATCCCGCGCTTTGCCGACGATGCTCACTTTCCGGCGCCGATCTGGGCCACCGCCGCTCGCGACAGCAAGCGCAGCGCCCCCTCAGACCTGGCCGAGCGCCTGCGTGCTGCCCTGCCCGGCGGCTGA
- a CDS encoding hemolysin family protein, producing MSLSSHLLIIFLLMCISAFFSVSEIALAASRKIKLRQMLEEGDLRAEKVLALQEKPGKFFTVVQIGLNGVAILGGILGESALTPFFEAWVGTVYQGDMLPTISFMMSFAVVTSLFIIFADLIPKRTAMIHPEKIAVVIVGPLLFSLMLFSPLVWFFNGTANQMFKLFKLPSVRSDEITSDDIFAIMDAGAEAGVLQREEHHMIENVFELDSRTVPSSMSSRESIVYFSLEDTEDEIREKIATQPHSKFLVCDETIDRVVGYVDSKDVLMRLLKGLPISLRKELPIRTVMVIPDSLTLSELLERFKASREDFAVVMNEYALVVGIITLNDVMSTVMGDLVSQSQEEQILRRDEHSWLVDGMTALQDVSRALDIDEFPDDANYETIGGFMMYMLRKIPKRTDVVEYAGYKFEVVDTENFKVDQLLVTQLHAPTSNEPNV from the coding sequence GTGAGCCTCTCTAGTCATTTATTGATTATTTTTCTGTTGATGTGCATCAGTGCGTTTTTCTCCGTGTCTGAAATCGCGCTGGCTGCGTCCCGCAAGATCAAGCTGCGTCAAATGCTGGAAGAAGGCGATTTGCGCGCTGAAAAAGTACTCGCTCTGCAGGAAAAACCGGGCAAGTTTTTTACAGTGGTACAAATCGGCCTGAATGGCGTGGCCATTCTCGGCGGTATTTTGGGTGAATCGGCGCTGACGCCGTTTTTCGAAGCCTGGGTCGGAACGGTTTACCAGGGCGACATGCTGCCCACGATCAGCTTCATGATGTCGTTTGCCGTGGTGACCTCGTTGTTCATCATTTTCGCGGACCTGATTCCCAAGCGAACCGCGATGATCCACCCGGAAAAAATCGCAGTGGTGATTGTCGGCCCGCTGTTGTTCTCCCTGATGTTGTTCAGCCCGCTGGTCTGGTTCTTCAATGGCACGGCCAACCAGATGTTCAAGCTGTTCAAGTTGCCGTCGGTGCGCAGTGATGAAATCACGTCCGATGATATTTTCGCCATCATGGATGCCGGCGCCGAGGCCGGGGTGTTGCAGCGCGAAGAGCACCACATGATCGAGAATGTATTCGAACTCGACAGCCGCACGGTCCCGTCGTCCATGTCCAGTCGCGAGAGCATCGTGTATTTCTCGCTGGAAGATACCGAGGACGAAATTCGCGAGAAGATCGCCACTCAGCCTCATTCGAAGTTCCTGGTCTGTGACGAGACCATTGACCGGGTGGTCGGCTATGTCGATTCCAAGGACGTGCTGATGCGCTTGCTCAAGGGGTTGCCGATTTCCCTGCGCAAGGAGCTGCCGATCCGCACCGTGATGGTCATTCCGGATTCGCTGACTTTGTCCGAGCTGCTGGAGCGTTTCAAGGCATCGCGCGAAGACTTTGCTGTGGTCATGAATGAATATGCCCTGGTGGTGGGCATCATTACCCTGAACGATGTGATGAGCACCGTGATGGGAGACCTGGTCAGCCAGAGCCAGGAAGAGCAGATCCTGCGCCGCGACGAGCATTCCTGGCTGGTAGATGGCATGACGGCCCTGCAGGATGTGTCGCGTGCACTGGATATCGACGAGTTCCCGGATGATGCCAACTACGAAACCATCGGCGGCTTCATGATGTATATGTTGCGCAAGATTCCCAAGCGTACTGATGTGGTGGAATATGCCGGCTACAAGTTTGAAGTCGTCGATACCGAGAACTTCAAGGTGGACCAGCTGCTCGTCACACAACTACATGCACCTACGTCAAATGAGCCGAATGTGTAA
- a CDS encoding DUF3683 domain-containing protein, with protein MNAPEKARLREIPYNYTSFADREIMIRLLGEDMWQLLEALRSERRTGRSARMLFEVLGDIWVVDRNPYLVDDLLDNPKRLNALVEAMHHRLHEIDKRREGNDKVQALIQATAQAVDRFEAQFVETRTLRSRILKRLGRLTRRDNILFDGLARVSHVTDATDWRVEYPFVVLCPDSEEEIAPLVKACIELGLTIIPRGGGTGYTGGAVPLDRLSAVINTEKLDHHQGVEYIPLPGLTGSHATIHCGAGVVTARVSEAASAAGLVFAVDPTSAEASCIGGNVAMNAGGKKAVLWGTTLDNLVSWKMVDPDGNWQLIERLAHNYGKIHDVEQVRFRVSRLAEDARTVLSAEVLEIPGSAFRKTGLGKDVTDKFLAGLPGVQKEGCDGIITSARFVLHRMPDHIRTVCLEFFGTVTQATPAIVEIKQYIDGHGAVQLAGLEHLDWRYVRAVGYATKAKSRGRPKMVLLADIVSDDENALAETCSHVVKLANARCGEGFIAASPEARKRFWLDRSRTAAIARHTNAFKINEDVVIPLDRLGDYSDGIERLNIELSISNKIRLLDSLSDYFHGRLEVDSDSSTLSTDDVIADRREAALALLTHVRSRWQWMLANLDQPLTAFRQRWPECEAPAEGSLFTAMRDFQLRVSWKAEVQQELETMFAGKTDAPILAAIRAIHQKVLRSRVFVALHMHAGDGNVHTNIPVNSDDYAMLHTANEAVVRIMKLARDLNGVISGEHGIGITKLEFLREEELAPFVAYKQRVDPHGHFNRGKLLPGADLRRAYTPSFALLGVESLILEQSDIGDIADSVKDCLRCGKCKPVCSTHVPRANLLYSPRNKILGVGLLTEAFLYEEQTRRGVSLKHFEELSDVADHCTVCHRCVKPCPVNIDFGDVSIAMRNFLRKTGKKSFNPGTALGMAFLNAKDPATIKLLRKGMIEWGYKAQRSAHSVAKRFGLLGDQTSRPPATVEKAPIKAQVIHFINKPMPGGLPKKTARALLDLEDPTVVPVIRKPTLADDTEAVFYFPGCGSERLFSQVGLATQAMLWHMNVQTVLPPGYLCCGYPQAASGFADKGEAITTENRVLFHRVANTLNYLDIKTVLVSCGTCFDQLTKYRFEDIFPGCRVLDIHEYMMEKGLRIDQVTGQRYMYHDPCHSPMKSHQPIKVVNELMGGGVKLNDRCCGEAGTFATSRADISTQVRFRKQEEISRDLSTLPAGDAPVKILTSCPSCLQGLSRYNNDTGTEADYIVVEMARHVLGENWMPQYLQQASQGGIERVLL; from the coding sequence ATGAACGCTCCCGAAAAAGCGCGCTTGCGCGAAATACCGTATAACTACACGTCGTTTGCCGACCGTGAAATCATGATTCGCCTGCTGGGCGAAGACATGTGGCAATTGCTGGAAGCCCTGCGCAGCGAGCGCCGTACCGGGCGCTCCGCCCGCATGCTGTTCGAAGTCCTGGGGGATATCTGGGTCGTCGACCGCAATCCCTATCTGGTAGACGACCTGCTGGACAACCCCAAGCGCCTGAATGCCCTGGTCGAAGCCATGCACCATCGGCTGCACGAAATCGACAAACGCCGCGAAGGCAATGACAAGGTGCAGGCGCTGATCCAGGCGACGGCACAGGCCGTTGACCGCTTTGAAGCCCAGTTCGTCGAAACCCGAACACTGCGCAGCCGCATCCTGAAGCGCCTTGGCCGCCTGACCCGCCGCGACAACATCCTGTTTGACGGACTGGCTCGCGTTTCGCATGTCACCGATGCCACGGACTGGCGTGTCGAATATCCCTTTGTGGTGTTGTGCCCGGACAGCGAAGAAGAAATCGCGCCGCTGGTCAAAGCCTGTATCGAGCTGGGGCTGACCATCATTCCTCGCGGCGGCGGTACCGGCTATACCGGAGGTGCCGTGCCGCTGGACCGCTTGTCTGCGGTGATCAACACCGAGAAGCTGGACCATCATCAGGGCGTCGAATATATCCCCCTGCCCGGCCTGACGGGCAGTCATGCCACCATCCATTGTGGTGCCGGCGTCGTGACGGCGCGGGTGTCCGAGGCAGCATCTGCGGCCGGCCTGGTCTTTGCCGTCGACCCCACCTCGGCAGAAGCCTCCTGTATCGGCGGCAATGTCGCCATGAACGCCGGCGGGAAAAAAGCCGTGCTGTGGGGCACGACACTGGATAACCTCGTCAGCTGGAAAATGGTTGATCCGGATGGCAACTGGCAACTGATCGAGCGGCTGGCGCACAACTACGGCAAGATCCACGACGTGGAGCAGGTACGCTTCCGGGTATCGCGTCTGGCCGAGGATGCCCGCACAGTCCTGTCGGCCGAGGTGCTAGAGATCCCCGGCAGCGCCTTCCGCAAGACCGGGCTGGGCAAAGATGTCACCGACAAATTCCTCGCCGGCCTGCCCGGGGTTCAGAAAGAAGGCTGCGACGGCATTATCACCAGTGCCCGCTTTGTACTGCACCGCATGCCCGACCATATCCGAACGGTCTGCCTGGAGTTCTTCGGCACCGTCACGCAGGCCACCCCGGCCATCGTCGAGATCAAGCAATACATTGATGGCCATGGCGCCGTACAGCTGGCCGGCCTTGAGCACCTGGACTGGCGCTATGTCCGCGCCGTCGGCTATGCCACCAAGGCCAAGTCCCGCGGACGCCCGAAGATGGTGCTGCTGGCGGACATTGTTTCCGATGATGAAAATGCACTGGCCGAAACCTGCAGTCATGTGGTGAAGCTGGCCAACGCCCGCTGCGGCGAGGGCTTCATTGCCGCCAGCCCGGAAGCCCGCAAGCGCTTCTGGCTGGACCGGTCGCGTACGGCTGCCATCGCCCGCCATACCAATGCCTTCAAGATCAATGAAGACGTGGTCATCCCGCTGGATCGGCTGGGCGACTACTCCGACGGGATCGAAAGACTGAACATCGAACTGTCGATCAGCAACAAGATCCGTCTGCTCGACAGCCTGAGCGACTATTTCCATGGTCGCCTTGAAGTGGATAGCGACAGCAGCACGCTGTCGACGGACGATGTCATCGCCGACCGGCGTGAAGCCGCGCTGGCACTGCTGACACATGTGCGCAGCCGCTGGCAGTGGATGTTGGCCAATCTGGATCAGCCGCTGACGGCCTTCCGACAGCGCTGGCCCGAATGTGAAGCCCCCGCTGAAGGCAGCCTGTTTACGGCCATGCGTGATTTTCAGCTGCGTGTCAGCTGGAAGGCCGAAGTCCAGCAGGAGCTGGAAACCATGTTCGCCGGCAAGACCGATGCGCCCATTTTGGCCGCCATCCGCGCGATCCATCAGAAGGTGCTGCGCAGCCGGGTGTTTGTGGCACTGCACATGCATGCCGGCGACGGCAATGTGCATACCAATATCCCGGTCAATTCCGACGACTACGCCATGCTCCACACCGCCAACGAGGCGGTCGTGCGCATCATGAAGCTGGCGCGGGATCTGAACGGCGTGATTTCAGGCGAGCACGGCATCGGCATCACCAAACTCGAATTCCTGCGCGAAGAGGAACTGGCCCCCTTCGTCGCCTACAAGCAACGCGTCGATCCGCATGGCCACTTCAACCGCGGCAAACTGCTGCCAGGCGCCGACTTGCGCCGGGCCTATACACCGTCTTTTGCCCTGCTGGGTGTCGAGTCACTGATTCTGGAGCAATCCGACATCGGCGACATCGCTGACTCGGTCAAGGACTGCCTGCGCTGCGGCAAGTGCAAACCGGTCTGCTCGACCCATGTACCGCGTGCCAACCTGCTGTACTCGCCCCGCAACAAGATTCTCGGCGTCGGTCTGCTGACCGAGGCCTTTCTGTACGAGGAGCAGACCCGTCGTGGCGTCAGCCTGAAACATTTCGAGGAACTGTCTGATGTGGCCGACCACTGCACGGTCTGCCATCGCTGTGTCAAACCCTGCCCGGTGAATATCGACTTCGGCGATGTCTCCATCGCCATGCGCAACTTCCTGCGCAAAACCGGCAAAAAGTCGTTCAATCCCGGCACCGCACTGGGGATGGCCTTTCTCAATGCCAAGGACCCGGCCACCATCAAGCTGTTGCGCAAGGGCATGATTGAATGGGGCTACAAGGCTCAGCGCAGTGCCCACTCGGTCGCCAAGCGTTTCGGTCTGCTTGGCGATCAGACCAGCCGGCCGCCCGCCACCGTGGAGAAAGCGCCCATCAAGGCGCAGGTCATCCACTTCATCAACAAGCCCATGCCGGGCGGCTTGCCGAAGAAAACGGCCCGCGCCCTGCTGGATCTGGAAGACCCGACGGTGGTGCCGGTAATTCGCAAGCCGACCCTGGCGGATGACACCGAGGCGGTATTCTATTTCCCGGGCTGTGGCTCGGAACGGCTGTTCAGTCAGGTCGGCCTGGCCACCCAGGCCATGCTGTGGCACATGAACGTCCAGACGGTGCTGCCGCCGGGCTATCTGTGCTGCGGCTACCCGCAGGCAGCGTCGGGCTTTGCCGACAAGGGCGAGGCCATCACCACGGAAAACCGGGTATTGTTCCATCGTGTTGCCAATACCCTGAACTATCTGGACATCAAGACGGTGCTGGTCAGCTGCGGCACCTGTTTTGACCAGTTGACCAAGTATCGCTTCGAGGACATCTTCCCCGGCTGCCGCGTACTGGACATCCACGAGTACATGATGGAAAAGGGGCTGCGCATCGACCAGGTGACCGGTCAGCGCTATATGTACCATGACCCCTGCCACAGCCCGATGAAGAGCCACCAGCCGATCAAGGTCGTCAATGAACTGATGGGGGGGGGCGTCAAGCTGAATGATCGCTGCTGTGGTGAGGCGGGCACCTTTGCCACCAGCCGGGCCGACATCTCGACCCAGGTCCGCTTCCGCAAGCAGGAAGAGATCAGCCGCGATCTGAGCACGCTGCCGGCGGGCGATGCCCCGGTCAAGATCCTGACCTCCTGCCCGTCCTGCCTGCAGGGCCTGTCGCGCTACAACAACGATACCGGCACCGAAGCCGACTACATCGTGGTGGAAATGGCGCGGCATGTACTGGGCGAGAACTGGATGCCACAGTACCTGCAACAGGCCAGTCAGGGGGGGATCGAGCGCGTACTGCTCTGA
- the pdxA gene encoding 4-hydroxythreonine-4-phosphate dehydrogenase PdxA, which translates to MSPPRPVLAITAGEPAGIGPELMLSLLQLADGGTRRVILGDIGLLQQRARQLGLALTCVPYQAGQQPPVGCLEVLHLPLLAPSQPGTLNPDNAGHVLALLDRAIDGCLTGEFAAMVTGPVHKGVINDAGIPFTGHTEYLAERTGTERVVMMLAGDKLRVALATTHLPLRDVADAITPEDLTRVIRILHHDLVQRFALPRPRILVAGLNPHAGEGGHMGREEIDVIMPVLDLLRAEGMQLIGPLPADTLFNPDRLADCDAVLAMYHDQGLPVLKYATFGHGINITLGLPLIRTSVDHGTALDLAATGKASPGSLFEAVRLAEQLVFAAPR; encoded by the coding sequence ATGAGTCCGCCACGCCCTGTTCTGGCCATCACTGCCGGTGAGCCTGCCGGCATCGGCCCCGAGCTGATGCTCAGCCTGCTGCAACTGGCAGATGGCGGAACACGGCGTGTGATTCTCGGCGATATCGGCCTGCTGCAGCAGCGCGCCCGTCAACTCGGTCTTGCACTCACCTGCGTCCCGTATCAGGCCGGACAGCAGCCGCCTGTCGGCTGTCTGGAAGTGCTGCACCTGCCACTGCTCGCGCCCAGTCAGCCCGGCACGCTCAACCCGGACAATGCCGGTCACGTGCTGGCCCTGCTGGATCGTGCCATCGACGGCTGCCTGACCGGCGAATTTGCCGCCATGGTCACCGGCCCGGTCCACAAGGGTGTCATCAACGATGCCGGCATCCCCTTTACCGGTCATACCGAGTACCTCGCAGAGCGCACGGGCACCGAAAGAGTGGTCATGATGCTCGCCGGAGACAAGCTGCGCGTGGCCCTGGCCACGACCCACCTTCCCTTGCGCGACGTGGCCGATGCCATCACCCCCGAGGATCTGACCCGGGTCATTCGTATCCTGCACCACGATCTGGTACAGCGTTTCGCCCTGCCCCGGCCCCGCATTCTGGTCGCCGGACTCAATCCGCACGCCGGCGAAGGCGGCCATATGGGCCGCGAAGAAATCGATGTCATCATGCCGGTGCTGGATCTTTTGCGTGCCGAAGGCATGCAGCTGATCGGTCCGCTGCCTGCCGACACCCTGTTCAATCCGGACCGCCTGGCCGACTGTGATGCCGTGCTGGCCATGTACCATGACCAGGGCCTGCCGGTTCTCAAATACGCCACCTTTGGCCATGGCATCAATATCACCCTCGGTTTACCGCTGATCCGCACCTCGGTGGATCACGGCACGGCGCTGGATCTGGCGGCCACCGGCAAGGCCTCTCCCGGCAGCCTGTTCGAAGCCGTCCGCCTGGCTGAACAACTGGTTTTCGCCGCCCCCCGCTAA